The genomic interval GGTGGGGGGCAGAGTGTGGCCGCCCGCGGCACTGACCCACTTTCCGTTTGCGGGTGACCAGGTTGGGGTCACTGAGCACCTGCTCCTCGTCGTCGGGGTTCAGCACCTTGCACTGGCGCAGGTAGGGAGTCACGCGGGCGGGGTCGATGACGGAGATGAGCTTCACTCGGAAGCCCTCCAGGGCGCTCCAGCATGCGTCCTCGTTCTCGTAGTCGGACATGGCTGGGAGGAGGCAGCCGCTGCTGAGCTGCGGGCCCCGCTGGGGCCCAGGCCGGCCGTCTCGGCCGCAGGAGCCCAGCCCAGGGGTGCGAAGAAGGGAGAAGGCCCCCTGCTGCCATTGACTCACCCAGCattccccctgcctccccaggcccTGCTGCCGACCCTCCAGGTGCCCTGGGCTTTTTCTCCCAAAGGACCCTGATAAGCGTCGGGGACGCGTGGAGACGCTCCAGGATCAGGGTGGTGTCTAGGAGGACACAGTCAGCAGTCCCACAGCCCTCCTCTGGCCCCGCCCGACCCCCCAGGACACCCCAAGTGCTGTGGGGGCTGGCAGGAGGCATGTGAGGGAGGGGGCCGGTGCCAGGGCACCCGGGCCCCAGGCTGTGCTGCGGGACTTCCTCCTTGCCCGCGGGACAGCGGCCCTCACATCCCATCCTCCCGGCCTCCCTTCTTCCGGTGGCCGGTGACGCAACAGTTGCCCAGCAGCTACTGGGCCGTTCCCACCCCAGGTCAGGCTTGGCGACGCGGTGCCCTCCGGGAAGGGTGACTGTGGACAGCCTGCTAGAGGGCGCAGGCCCGGGCGTCCtgggaggggcaggccccaggccccagccatCTGGGCTCCTTTCTGCCTCCCGGAGAGGCCTCACTCTTGGGGGCTGCCCAGCCAGCTCTCCACCAGGAGACGCCCCCTACGCCGGGACGGCCCACTGTTCCTCCCTCCTGCTCCGCGTCCAGGAGCCCCTCTCGCCAGGCTGGGCTGAGCCAGGGGCAGCCGTGGATTGCCTCCTCCCGGCGGTGGGGATGGAGACCTGACCCTGCCACCTCCTGCTAAGCTTCCGATCCGTGGTGGCGAGGGAAAGACAAGCCTCCAGCTCGCAGGGGCTGGGCCACACTCCTAGGGACGAGGGTGGTGGCAGGTTCGGGCTGCACCGCCTGCCCAGGGCAGAGGAGGCGCTGAATGAATGCACCTGCAGGTCGGGGTCTCTGGAGCCCTGGGCCAGCCCCTGCCTGCCCACCCTGAAGTCCGCGCATCCTGCTCCTGCCGACCCCCCACGGCTCCCTCTGTTGAAGCGACAGGTGGGAACAGCGTGGCCGTGGCGCAGGGAGGGCCACAGAGCCAAGACCCCCTGGTGCCCTGCTGGGTCTCTGCCCCACACCCCgtcccctgccccaggcccaAGCTGGGGCGCCACCTGAAGGAAGGGCATTGGGTCAGCCTACCACGCATCCGCCTGGGGGGCACCTGCACGCCTGTCTGCCTGATTCAGTGCCGGGTAGGAGGTACCGGCTGCCAGGATGGAGGCGGGCGGAGCTGCGGGGAGAGCCCAGGCTGTACTTCCTGATGGGCCTGGCTCACCCCAGATGCAAGGGTGACCATCCCCTCCGCAGCCTCCTGATTCGCCCCAAGCAGGGCGGCCCCGGGAGGCGGGGACAGGGAAGTGGAAGCTGCTGGGAGCCTCGGGTGGGAGAGCGAGTGAGCCAAGGTTCTCCCCGGGGCTGGATGAGGCCAAGCCACCGTCCAGCCCACGGTGTTCCcgtgaggactgcagcctggcgtCTGTGGTGGGCatggggctggggctgctgtGCTTGCCTCGCATCCCCGCCAGCCCCTGGGCAGCCTCGTCCACTCCCGGGAGCAGCCCTTCTCCACAACATGGGGGACGGTGACAGCCAGGCCCTGGGACGCGGAGCCCGGACCCCCGCCCCACCAGGCCGGCCCTACTGGTTGAACCGAGAGCTGCCCGCTGCCGGGCTGAACGCCAACTTCGGGAAGGGGCCGCAGCTGGTGGGCAGCAGCCTGACCGTGGCTGCTGGCTTCCTGTGCTCGATTCCTGGGGGTCCTGAGCCTCAGCCTCTGTGGTTTCCTCTGCCTCCTGGCTGAGCAGGCTAATCCCTGGAAGTCCTGGTGGGCTCcccttgggggagggggtggagggtcCTCCTGGTGTAGGAGAGGCGCCAGCTGCGGCCCTGGCCCTGCACAGCCGGCAGAGCGCCAGGCCTAGGCCCTCCGTGAGCTAGTGTTCCCACTCTATGCAATGAGGCTGTGGAGGGATCTTCACGGTGTGCTTGAAAATTAACTATCTGGGAGTCAAATAACAAATGTCTTAACCCCCAGGCACCAACACACACGGCTGGGTGGGCGAGTCAGCCCATGGCCACGCCACCCATGGGGTCTGGGCACGGAGAAAGGGGAGTCAGGTGACCCCGGGGACTGCTgtctggggggcgggggcaggacaCACGCTGGGCGCGTGCCCTGTTCCTCTACGTGGGAACCTCCcatgataagaaagcaaaaggaagtgGCGTGTGAGAACAGAGTCCCCAGGAGAAACCAGAGCCTCGGAGGGTGTAACCAGACCCCCAAACCCGAGCTCCTTCAGACAGAGGACCAGAGAGGGTGCAAGGCTCCTACCAAAGAAACGCCTGCACGAAATCACAGGAGCGCTGGCCCGTGGCCACCGTGCAGGCTGCCAGGGGGCCTGTGGGCAGCCGGGCAGCCATAGGTTCTGGGACCCGCCTGTGCGGTCTGGACAGCGGAGGAAGTGGGCTTGCCCCGCCCACGGTGGCACCAGGAGAGCCCTGAGCCCCTGGGTGGGTGTGGGCTGCCCTCTGCCCGGAGCCAGGAGCAGGAAGACCTGTTCTTCCCCATCCCAGGCCCCAGaggccctgggggcaggggctctgctCTGTGGACCCCAGGGCCCAGCTGGCATGTGCAGAACCGGATGAGATCGTAAAAGAGTCCGTGGATTGCTTTTAGTTACAAACAGGACTATTTCTTTATTCCTTCCAGCATTCTGGGTGCCTTCAGGGACCAGCCGAACTAGGACAACGTGCTGACTGCTGGCGGAACCACCCCCCAGGTGGGCTCACCCAGGTCCAGCATGGGCCCCCCCCCCGCCGCCTGTCAGCTGCACCGGCTGGCAAGCCCTGGGCAGTCCTAGAATGTAAGGACACCCTCGTGACAGGGTGCTCTGACCCCAACCGGACCCCGCAGAGAGCAAGGCAAAGGCGCAGCGCTGCCTTGGGGGGCCGGGCGGGGAGGAGCGAGGCGTGCTGCCCGCCTGCAGTCTGTGGAGGGCCACGCGGAGGacacaccctggagcctgagtGGGCCTGGTGCAGGCGGCCCCTCTCAGTCCCCATTCACCCAGGGCCCCGTGCACTGCCCTCATCCATCCACTCCAGGACCAAGGACCTCCCGCAGCACGTCCACGCTGCTCAGAGGCTGTAGTTCTTGCTTCTGCAAACGTCCTCCTGGGCTCGAGTCTCAGTTCATGAAGACCCATCAGGCTGTGCCTACTTGGTCACGGGGGACCCTGCACCTGCCCGAAGGGCTCACGTTCTGGGGGAGATAATGGACCCACACGGATGAACGTCAGGTGTCAGGGTAGGGCAGGCACCACGAGGACGGCCAGGCCCCGGGACAGGGATGCTGTCTTAGAACAGCTGGGGAGGGTGTCTGAGGAGCGGATCGCCAAGCAGAGCTGGATGGAGAGAGGGACAGGCCTTGCAGACAGGAAGAGGACAGGGCCAGGCAGACGGCTGGCAGTGCCAAGACCCCGGGGCACCGGGGGCTGGCCCCAGGGCAGCGGTGAAAGCAGGGGCGTGGAGCCGGGGAGGGGAGTGGGTGAGGGGAGGCCCATATGCCACGCCCGACCCCTCACGACAGCACCGCAGCCAAGGGGAGCTGGGAACGCCCGGGCACTCACCCCGCGGCTCACTGTAGCCGCCGCCGCTTGCGGACATGCCTCAAGCGCCGTGTCTGCAGCATGTCCGGGCTGTCGGGGCTGTCCAGGCAGGAGCGGGCAgggccctggctggggtctggggCTCCCTGAAATCCAGGCAGAGGACGAGAGTGACCCTCCAGCCCGGACGGACGGGCAGTGAGGAGCAGGCAGCTCCTCAAGCGTGTCCCCACTGGGGCTGGATGGGAGGTATTGTCTTCCTGGGGCCACGTGGGGCTCTGACTTCCTGCTGACCTCTCCTTTACTTGGGGACTCCGATCCCTGCTAAGCAGCCCCCCAAGAGCCAGCCTGCTATACCATGGTTCCCCCAGCCGAGCCAGGGGGCAGGGCCTGAGGGAAGCTACCCATGATGCTGGGGACAGGAGCTTTCCTACCCTCAGTATCCGGGGGCCAGCAGAACTTGCCCTTTGCTTCAGCCTGGAAGACCCTCTGGACTCCTAAGGCCGTGCCCCTGGGAAGGGAAGTGGGCTGGGCCAAGCCGCAGGGGGCGTGGGGGGCCCAGATCCAGCAGCAAGCCTCACTGCTGTGGCCACCCCCACATGACGGGGACGGGCGGCTCCTGGGGGTTCTCTGGGAGGATCAATGCCCGCAAGGGACCTGAGGGCCCTGTGTCCTGAGGGGACCAGGGACTCCCTGGTGCACAGTGGCAGGGGACCCCTCCCTAAGTCTGTATCCAGGTTCCTGTCTGGAAACAAAAGCGGCCCGGCTCCCACAGCTGAGCAGGCTGCAGATGTGGACATGCCGTGACCTCCCCAAGACACAGGTGGGGCGTGTGTGTGCAGCAGGGGGGCACAGACACAGGCCGCTGCCTGCTGGCGCAGGCTGGGGCGGtaggccccccaccccccgtgcTGGCGGTGAGGTTCCCACTGCCCAGAGGCCACAAGCGATGGGTGGCGTGGCGTGGCCTCTTCCTCCTGAGGTCAGCCACCACCTCCCGCCACGACCTCCCCCTGCTCTGGGCAGGCGAGGGCTCCGTACCCACAACAGCCTACCTGGGTGGGGTCCCCGGGCTGCCCGTCGCTGTCAGTGAGCTCCGGCTCCTCCGGGTCGAAGTCATCACTGTCTGTCTCAGGGTCAGGCCCGGCGCTTGCCGACAGGGTGGTGGGGATGCCGCGGGGGGATAGGGTGGCTAGGAGCGCAGGCAGGGTGAAGGCGGCCAGGAAGCGCGCCCGCAGAAGCAGGTAGGCTGGGCTGTTGCAAAGCCGCTCGCGCACCCGCCCCAGCGAGGCCTGCAAGGCGCCAGCCGGCCCATCTGGTGCCAGGACCGCGGCCCCATGTTCCAAGTCCTTCTTGCGCAGCAGGAGGCCGGACAGCGCCCGCAGGCTGCACAGCGTGGGCGGCTGGTAGGCCAGCTGGCTCCCCAGGGCGGGCACGGGCACCCCTTGCTGCCCCCTCAGCCACTCCTGTGTGGCTGCCTCACTCTCCTGGGAAAGGAGGCTCAAGTCCAGGGGTCCGTTCTCCAGCCCCAGCCAGGGCAGCAAGGGCTCCTCCAGGTCCAGAGGCTGGGGCTCCCCGGGCCCTGAGGCAGCCCCTGGGGCCTCGTGCAGGGGCGGTGGGCTGGAGCTGGGGGGCTCAGTTGCCAGGTGGTGGGCCAGGGGCATGTCCTGGGAGGGAGTCCTGGGTGAAGACATCTCCCCAGCCACCAGGGCCTCCTCCGGGGAGGCGAGTCCCGCAGGGCCACAGGCCTCAGCCACCTCTGTGGGGCTCTCGCTCAAGGGCTCCATCCTGTAGGGAGGCTCCGGCTCCACGTCTATGCTGGCTGCTGGTGGCCCAGGGCAGCTCCAGCTGGCCGGAGTCTCGGCGGGCGAGGGCGGCAGAGTCACCGACAGCTGTGTGGGGTCAGGAGCCCCTGTCAGCGTTGGCAGGCTCACCACGGCCTGCAGGGGTACCGGGAGCAGCCCCTGTGCCGTGAGGACCCAGGTGACGGGCAGAGGGGTGCTGGCCACCGTGGGTGTGCCCAGGGCTGGCGTCAGGCTGACGGGCTGGACGGGGCTGGGGGCCGCGGGCAGAAGGGGGGGTGCTTCAGGCAGGCCCTGCTTCCGGGACGTGGCAGGGGCCTGAGACTGTCCAAGAGCACTCAGTGGGCAACTTGCAGGAACCTGGCCAGGGGCCCTGGAGGTGGCCGGGCCGAGGGCAAAGGCGTGCAGAGTCAGGCCTCTCTCAGCCTTGGCTGGTGCCCAGGAGCCCGAAACACTGGAACTGGTCACTGGAGGGCCTCCAGGCCCAGAGAGCACGACTCTGGAGACGGAGGTGCCTGGGGGGGCCAGCGGCTGGAGGACCACGGGCGCGGAGACCAGCACCTGGGCCGAGAGGACGGCGGGGGCCTGCATGGCCCTCCGGGCTCGGGCCTCCCGCAGCCGCTTCTCCCGAAGCAGCTCAGACACGGTCTTGGGCTTGGGCCGGGGTCTGCACGGAGCCGGGGCGGGCGCCTGCGGTGTGGACGCTGCGTAGCAGGCCTGCGGCCCTCTGACCCCCTCAGGGCAGGTGCTCTGCTTCGCGGCCCCTTGGGCTGGCACGCTCTGGGTGAGGCAGCCTGGGGAAGACGGAAGGCACGCTGAGGAGCGTCCGGTGATGGGCCCTGTGTCCCAGGGAAGGGCCTGTGGGGCGGGGGCGGCTGCTGGGGCTGTGTCTGGGCTGAGGGCTGTCGATCTGCCTGCACACCCCAGACCTCCCCTCGCCCCCACGCTCTGCCCCATCCAGGGTGGGCCCAGCGGGAAGGCCAGCCCCTGATGATGTGTGCCTCCAACACCCTTAACACGAGGACTGCCGGCACCGTCACCCTGCTCTCCGTGGTCACCTCCCAGGACCCGGGACCGCTGCCCGATCCTGCTGGTGTGGGGACAGGCAGCCGCCGGTGGGAGAGGCCGTGCCTGATGCCCGGGCCCAGAGGGCGCCCCTGCTCCCGGCAGGCTGGGGAAGGCTGACTGCTCACGCCAGCCAGGCCGCCCCCTGGGGTGGGATTCAGAGACCCCCCCACCACAAGGCGCTGGAATGTAAAGCCTAGGACCGGTCTAGATATAAACCACCCAGACAAAGGGAGGTGCAGGCGGGCGGTACCTGGGGCGCTGCGGGCACTCGAGGGTTCCTAGAAGAGAAAGCAGAGCAGTGTCCGCGCCTCAGGGCAACCCCCACACCTTCCCATGCCACCCGAGGCTGCCTCTCGCCCCACATGTGGGGATGCCCGGCCCCTCGTCCCGCGAGGCCACGCCAAGGCGTCCTTGGGAGCGTGCAAGTCGGTGGGGTCAGGGAGAGGCCGGGGGCCCAGATGCTCAGGCAGGAGGGCGCGCGGCTCCAGGCCTGGACGGGCTGCCACAGCGCCGTGCCTGCTTCTCCGACCAGCAACGCTCTGCTGTCCTTTCTTCCAGTAGTGACCGAGCTCAGAGGCGTGGCCCAAGGACCTGGCCACTGGCACCTGGCTGCCACCCAGGGGCTGGTGCCCAGGGCAGCAGGTGCCTAACGGTCCCCCTACCCACCTACCAGGGGCAGTACGGCACCAGGGAGAGACATGCCGTGGAGCCAGGCGAGCCTGAGTGCCTGCAGAGCCCTGCATCCCTGGACTTGCCTCAGAGGCCCCCAGGGTCCCAGGCCTGCCCTGGAGACCGGCAGACTCTCCCGGCAACGGGCATGGGCTGCTCTCGGGTGCTGGCCCAACCTCTGGGGACTCAGGAATGCCTTACACCCCCGCTGCATGGGAGGAAAGGGTGGTGGGCACCTGGGGAGCTGGGCACTCACTCTCAGTCCTCACCTGCAGGGGCGGCGGGTCCCAGGCACCATCCTGGAGCAGGGCGGGCGGCCAGGTCTTCCTCTCTCGAACCACCTCCACGCAGCCAGGCGTGTCAATCTGGAACAGCTGAGGGGTGCAGGGTGCGTGGCCGACACCATGTGACGGGAGGCCCCTCCCGCCGTCCCGAGGCTCCCCGCTCCCACGAGGCTCTCCGCGGAGGGGCTCAGGCCAGCGCTGACCACAGTGGCTCTCGCAGAGCAGACTGACACCCGGGGGCCTGGCCTGGGCTGCACAGCCCCAGTGGCCATGGCCGCGTGGCTCCCGCCCCAGCCTGGACTTGGGTCCTCCAGGctgtgtgccccccaccccccgcggGGATGTCCAGGTCCTTCGTCCCCTCAGTGCCTGGCCCTCCCACAGAGGGACAGCGGCACGGACACCCCGAGGCTGCCCCCCGCTCGTTGACTCAACTGCTGAGAGTCACAGGCCTTGGAAGGACCACTTTCAAGGATCCACAGCCTTAGAAAGCCTGGACTTGGAGACGTGAACCCACCACAGTCTTCAAAATTCCACCAAAAAGTCAAGGCCAAGAGAAGAAAGCTTTGTGTGGGGGCTTCTCACCTGAATGAGGAGGGCGAACACTGGGGTGCTGGCCAGGTGGGCGCCCTGCAGCTGTCTCCTGATACCGTCAGCTGAAGGGACACGGGCACGTGAACAGAGCCGCCCGGAGCCAGCACGCCAGCGGCTGCTGCCCTCGCCCAGAAAGGGGCCGAGGGTCCTGCGGGCAGGCTGACGGGTGCACCTGAGCCCGAGACTCCCGCCCCCTGGAGCGTATGCCCTCCCCCCGTGGGCGCCTGCGCACTGGGAATGCCAGGGTGAGCCTCGGGCCCCTTCCTGAGCCAGCTGCACGTGCTGAGTAGGACAGGGAGGGGCGCAGAAACAACCCCTGCAGGTCGACACCGGGTGCACGGGCCCCGTCCCTCCACCCTCCTAGGCGGGCAGGTGCGACCTCCGTCCGTGTGTCTGCAGGTACCCCggcccctttcctctcctccccctcgcagccccctgcctctgcccctggGGCCCCGGGCAGTACCTCGACGGGGCCACGTGGCGGGCCTTGGGCGAGCGCAGAGCAGGTCGACTTCCCCCACCCAGGGGCTCACAGCCGTCAGGAGCTTGTGCTCCAAGAGCCCCCTCTGCAGGGCACGTCCCTGGCGCCGCCGCATGGTCCTGGCCCGCTGTGGCTGCACGCGGGCCCTGGCCTCATCCCTGCTGCCGCCGCCAGGGCCGAGCCCTGGGGCTGAGCCAGGTGGGTGCAGCTGCCTCAGCCTCTCCTGCTTGGGGAGAGAAAGGCCTCTGGGATGTGGGCTGGGCTCTGCTGTGGGGCTGCCATGTGCCTGCCCGTGCCGTCCTCTACTCCCGCCCAGGTGCCAGAGGGCAGGGGGATGCCCAGGCCAGGAGGGGTAGGGTAGGGAGACAGATGGGTGGCGGGGGTGAGGGTGGTCCCGGCAGCTTGGGGCGCTGCGGCTGGCACCAGTGGCTAGGCCTGTCCCCAGCACCCACGGCCCCATCCCCAGGGGTGCCCTGAACAGCCACCCCGCGAAGCTGGCTGCCATCGGGTGCAAACACAGCTCCCTGCACCCGGGCTGCTGGGAAAACGCCCTCTGCAGTGAGGTGGCCTCAGAGGAGAGCGGTGTGTCCCTAAGGCCATCCAACAGCTCTGCCCTGGGGCGCTGAGGGCCAAGGATTCCCTGGCAGGACCTGGGGTGAGGACTCTGCGCTCTCACAGCTTGAGCCTGGACTCAACTCCTGGCCAGGGAACcaggatcccacaggctgtgcagtggggcaaaaaaaaaataaagcgaGCAAGCTGGGGAGACGGAGAGGGCCGGCTTCTAGGGAGCCAGCTGCTGTCCAGGGCAGCTCTCGGGGAAGGGGCCAGGAATGGGTGCCATGATGCGTAATGGGGAGGCCTCTGCCCCACACCTAGGCCGCTGCCGCTGCTGGGCACAACCCTGGCAACCCCCGGGCAGGGGCGTGCTGCCCCCTGGACCCACCTTGCCCAGTGGCCCCTTGGAGCTCCAGCAGTGAGCAGCAACTGGGCACGGGCACCCGACGCTCCTCAGGTCTGCGCTCCGGCTCCTGGAGGCCAGCTGCCCtgcgggggctggggctggggttggggccTGGGCCGTGTCAGGGCCCTCAGGAGGGCGTAGGCAGCCCCCGGCGACCGCTCCCGCTagctcctctgtgctctgccggGCGGGCACCCACAGGTCCATGTCCGGCACGGCGTACTGAGCTGGCGGCGGCTCCGGGCCGCCCACTGGGGCCTCCTCCGGGACGTCCTTCGG from Budorcas taxicolor isolate Tak-1 chromosome 11, Takin1.1, whole genome shotgun sequence carries:
- the SNAPC4 gene encoding snRNA-activating protein complex subunit 4 isoform X1; amino-acid sequence: MDVDAERERISREIAQLERILDPSCPSVSMDVSESSLDSDSDADSLPDEDSDSDAAGPLLSEEERWGEASNDEGDPKEKALPEDPETCLQLNMVYQEVVREKLAEVSLLLAQNREQQEEVMGDLAGVRGLRVKDGRNPPPNLYLGHFMKPYFRDKVTGVGPPANEDTREKAAQGIKAFKELLVTKWKTWEKVLLRKSVVSDRLQRLLQPKLLKLEYLQQKQSRATSELEKQILEKQAREAEKEVQDINQLPEEALLGDRLDSHDWDKISNVNFEGGRSTEEIRKFWQNYEHPSINKQEWSEQEVTQLKAVAAKHGHLDWQSIAEELGTRRTAFQCLQKYQQHNPALKRREWTEEEDRMLTRLVQAMRVGSHIPYRRIVYYMEGRDSMQLIYRWTKSLDPGLRKGLWAPEEDAKLLQAVAKYGEQDWFKIREEVPGRSDAQCRDRYLRRLHFSLKKGRWNSKEVKKLIELIEKYGVGHWAKIASELPHRSGSQCLSKWKIMVRQRQRARRRARWSPSSGSSSDSSWEGSEPEEAPKDVPEEAPVGGPEPPPAQYAVPDMDLWVPARQSTEELAGAVAGGCLRPPEGPDTAQAPTPAPAPAGQLASRSRSADLRSVGCPCPVAAHCWSSKGPLGKERLRQLHPPGSAPGLGPGGGSRDEARARVQPQRARTMRRRQGRALQRGLLEHKLLTAVSPWVGEVDLLCARPRPATWPRRADGIRRQLQGAHLASTPVFALLIQLFQIDTPGCVEVVRERKTWPPALLQDGAWDPPPLQEPSSARSAPGCLTQSVPAQGAAKQSTCPEGVRGPQACYAASTPQAPAPAPCRPRPKPKTVSELLREKRLREARARRAMQAPAVLSAQVLVSAPVVLQPLAPPGTSVSRVVLSGPGGPPVTSSSVSGSWAPAKAERGLTLHAFALGPATSRAPGQVPASCPLSALGQSQAPATSRKQGLPEAPPLLPAAPSPVQPVSLTPALGTPTVASTPLPVTWVLTAQGLLPVPLQAVVSLPTLTGAPDPTQLSVTLPPSPAETPASWSCPGPPAASIDVEPEPPYRMEPLSESPTEVAEACGPAGLASPEEALVAGEMSSPRTPSQDMPLAHHLATEPPSSSPPPLHEAPGAASGPGEPQPLDLEEPLLPWLGLENGPLDLSLLSQESEAATQEWLRGQQGVPVPALGSQLAYQPPTLCSLRALSGLLLRKKDLEHGAAVLAPDGPAGALQASLGRVRERLCNSPAYLLLRARFLAAFTLPALLATLSPRGIPTTLSASAGPDPETDSDDFDPEEPELTDSDGQPGDPTQGAPDPSQGPARSCLDSPDSPDMLQTRRLRHVRKRRRLQ
- the SNAPC4 gene encoding snRNA-activating protein complex subunit 4 isoform X2 — translated: MDVDAERERISREIAQLERILDPSCPSVSMDVSESSLDSDSDADSLPDEDSDSDAAGPLLSEEERWGEASNDEGDPKEKALPEDPETCLQLNMVYQEVVREKLAEVSLLLAQNREQQEEVMGDLAGVRGLRVKDGRNPPPNLYLGHFMKPYFRDKVTGVGPPANEDTREKAAQGIKAFKELLVTKWKTWEKVLLRKSVVSDRLQRLLQPKLLKLEYLQQKQSRATSELEKQILEKQAREAEKEVQDINQLPEEALLGDRLDSHDWDKISNVNFEGGRSTEEIRKFWQNYEHPSINKQEWSEQEVTQLKAVAAKHGHLDWQSIAEELGTRRTAFQCLQKYQQHNPALKRREWTEEEDRMLTRLVQAMRVGSHIPYRRIVYYMEGRDSMQLIYRWTKSLDPGLRKGLWAPEEDAKLLQAVAKYGEQDWFKIREEVPGRSDAQCRDRYLRRLHFSLKKGRWNSKEVKKLIELIEKYGVGHWAKIASELPHRSGSQCLSKWKIMVRQRQRARRRARWSPSSGSSSDSSWEGSEPEEAPKDVPEEAPVGGPEPPPAQYAVPDMDLWVPARQSTEELAGAVAGGCLRPPEGPDTAQAPTPAPAPAGQLASRSRSADLRSVGCPCPVAAHCWSSKGPLGKERLRQLHPPGSAPGLGPGGGSRDEARARVQPQRARTMRRRQGRALQRGLLEHKLLTAVSPWVGEVDLLCARPRPATWPRRADGIRRQLQGAHLASTPVFALLIQLFQIDTPGCVEVVRERKTWPPALLQDGAWDPPPLQEPSSARSAPGCLTQSVPAQGAAKQSTCPEGVRGPQACYAASTPQAPAPAPCRPRPKPKTVSELLREKRLREARARRAMQAPAVLSAQLSVTLPPSPAETPASWSCPGPPAASIDVEPEPPYRMEPLSESPTEVAEACGPAGLASPEEALVAGEMSSPRTPSQDMPLAHHLATEPPSSSPPPLHEAPGAASGPGEPQPLDLEEPLLPWLGLENGPLDLSLLSQESEAATQEWLRGQQGVPVPALGSQLAYQPPTLCSLRALSGLLLRKKDLEHGAAVLAPDGPAGALQASLGRVRERLCNSPAYLLLRARFLAAFTLPALLATLSPRGIPTTLSASAGPDPETDSDDFDPEEPELTDSDGQPGDPTQGAPDPSQGPARSCLDSPDSPDMLQTRRLRHVRKRRRLQ